The Pogona vitticeps strain Pit_001003342236 chromosome 3, PviZW2.1, whole genome shotgun sequence genome includes a window with the following:
- the CEP19 gene encoding centrosomal protein of 19 kDa: protein MAGVGMSYVAKKCGIRLQPPSIILIYEDKLKSNMRKRIMPVRNFSKFSDCSRAAEQLKNNPRHKIYLEGVSLEQLQKLYHLLRYHLEGQSLTESLEAVQQEKTVDPEEDLNKLDDDELAKRKRIMDELFEKNRKKKEDPDFVYNVEVTFPQDEELEACEWDTESDEEF from the exons ATGGCAGGAGTTGGGATGTCTTATGTTGCCAAGAAGTGTGGCATCCGATTACAGCCTCCATCTATTATTTTAATCTATGAAGATAAGCTCAAGAGTAACATGCGCAAGCGCATCATGCCTGTCCGAAATTTCTCCAAGTTTTCAG ACTGCAGCAGAGCAGCAGAGCAGCTAAAGAATAATCCTCGGCACAAGATCTATTTGGAAGGAGTCTCGTTGGAACAGTTACAAAAGTTATACCATTTGCTGCGATACCACTTGGAAGGACAAAGTTTGACTGAAAGTTTGGAAGCAGTTCAGCAAGAAAAAACAGTTGACCCAGAAGAGGATCTGAACAAACTGGATGATGATGAGTTagccaaaaggaaaagaataatgGACGAGCTGTttgaaaagaacaggaaaaagaaagaggatcCTGATTTTGTCTACAATGTAGAGGTGACATTTCCACAGGATGAGGAACTTGAAGCTTGTGAGTGGGATACAGAATCAGATGAGGAATTCTGA
- the PIGX gene encoding GPI alpha-1,4-mannosyltransferase I, stabilizing subunit isoform X1, whose protein sequence is MNMLLQMDILPFWIFVCLCMAEYINAQNTCPEVMQQLLKDGFHRDLLIKVNLGTAVEAVGSCTVAIKVHLPKGLYVDPYELTSLQKHNLTEALVITDNVDLEVPEYLGTDISVLVYMKPDPECLSCFQALLPLHCRYHRPVKNDGKISALLESPEVLISCQKSFLFIECLKETAVEAPCSLESLKMCHWDKINFKTENKELKLQIPVGFSDHLTMVCTITLLATVLCSSIVLLALFKHGDFSFVQSSP, encoded by the exons ATGAACATGCTTCTTCAGATGGACATCCTTCCATTTTggatatttgtgtgtttgtgcatggcAGAGTACATTA ATGCACAGAACACATGTCCTGAGGTTATGCAACAACTTTTAAAGGATGGCTTTCACAG AGATCTCCTAATTAAGGTAAATCTTGGTACAGCTGTTGAAGCTGTAGGAAGCTGCACAGTAGCAATTAAAGTACACCTTCCAAAAGGACTATATGTGGATCCCTATGAACTTACCTCTTTGCAAAAGCACAATCTCACTGAG GCATTGGTGATTACAGATAATGTGGATTTGGAAGTTCCTGAATACTTAGGCACTGACATTTCTGTCCTTGTTTACATGAAACCTGATCCTGAATGCCTTTCCTGTTTTCAAGCATTATTACCTCTACACTGTCGGTACCACCGACCAGTAAAGAATGATGGAAAAATCTCTGCTTTACTGGAGAGTCCAGAAGTATTGATCAGTTGTCAGAAAT CCTTCCTGTTTATAGAATGTTTGAAAGAAACAGCAGTAGAAGCCCCATGTTCCCTGGAAAGTCTAAAGATGTGCCACTGGGACAAAATAAACTTCAAAACT GAAAACAAGGAATTAAAACTGCAGATACCAGTTGGTTTCAGCGATCATCTCACAATGGTGTGCACCATAACTCTTCTTGCCACAGTATTGTGTTCCAGCATTGTTCTGTTAGCTTTATTCAAGCATGGAGATTTTTCCTTTGTTCAGAGCTCTCCGTGA
- the PIGX gene encoding GPI alpha-1,4-mannosyltransferase I, stabilizing subunit isoform X2 produces the protein MQQLLKDGFHRDLLIKVNLGTAVEAVGSCTVAIKVHLPKGLYVDPYELTSLQKHNLTEALVITDNVDLEVPEYLGTDISVLVYMKPDPECLSCFQALLPLHCRYHRPVKNDGKISALLESPEVLISCQKSFLFIECLKETAVEAPCSLESLKMCHWDKINFKTENKELKLQIPVGFSDHLTMVCTITLLATVLCSSIVLLALFKHGDFSFVQSSP, from the exons ATGCAACAACTTTTAAAGGATGGCTTTCACAG AGATCTCCTAATTAAGGTAAATCTTGGTACAGCTGTTGAAGCTGTAGGAAGCTGCACAGTAGCAATTAAAGTACACCTTCCAAAAGGACTATATGTGGATCCCTATGAACTTACCTCTTTGCAAAAGCACAATCTCACTGAG GCATTGGTGATTACAGATAATGTGGATTTGGAAGTTCCTGAATACTTAGGCACTGACATTTCTGTCCTTGTTTACATGAAACCTGATCCTGAATGCCTTTCCTGTTTTCAAGCATTATTACCTCTACACTGTCGGTACCACCGACCAGTAAAGAATGATGGAAAAATCTCTGCTTTACTGGAGAGTCCAGAAGTATTGATCAGTTGTCAGAAAT CCTTCCTGTTTATAGAATGTTTGAAAGAAACAGCAGTAGAAGCCCCATGTTCCCTGGAAAGTCTAAAGATGTGCCACTGGGACAAAATAAACTTCAAAACT GAAAACAAGGAATTAAAACTGCAGATACCAGTTGGTTTCAGCGATCATCTCACAATGGTGTGCACCATAACTCTTCTTGCCACAGTATTGTGTTCCAGCATTGTTCTGTTAGCTTTATTCAAGCATGGAGATTTTTCCTTTGTTCAGAGCTCTCCGTGA